In one window of Mytilus trossulus isolate FHL-02 chromosome 7, PNRI_Mtr1.1.1.hap1, whole genome shotgun sequence DNA:
- the LOC134725284 gene encoding short-chain dehydrogenase/reductase family 9C member 7-like — translation MDSIRSYLGMGIKKFIGFQAFELTYLGVLAVLPFIVVQPFIAKTILFTAIVIILNVVYQKLTFRRINTEEKYVFITGCDTGFGNAVARRLSGEGLSVFAGCYNPDGKGASQLRSEYSSIQIIKLDITDDNSVDQAFAEIEKKVKDKGLWALINNAAVYGVGDIEFSPLDEYRRLAEVNLFGLVRVTKKFIPLVRKSKGRIVNITSNKGRIGIPSNAAFCMTKYGQEGFTDALRIEMKKFGVKVITIEPGNFTGSTAMLNKNKLPTYETELEKMWESSPQEVKQTYGKSYVGGMIKSIADYSSKSCNSIAPVVDTIEMSVISQNPKQRYLVDGSSSLVDQDNLLIRLGNVLPERVIDFMVDRAYSSDKLLPKEKSA, via the exons ATGGACAGCATAAGAAGTTATCTAGGAATGGGAATCAAGAAGTTCATAGGATTCCAAGCATTTGAACTGACTTATCTTGGAGTGTTGGCAGTGCTTCCATTCATTGTAGTCCAACCATTCATTGCCAAAACTATACTGTTCACAGCTATTGTCATTATACTAAATGTAGTTTATCAGAAGCTTACCTTCAGACGAATAAACACAGAGGAGAAATATGTCTTCATAACTGGTTGTGATACAG GATTTGGAAATGCAGTGGCTCGTCGTTTATCAGGAGAAGGACTGTCTGTGTTTGCTGGCTGTTATAATCCAGATGGAAAAGGAGCCAGTCAACTTAGATCAGAGTACAGTAGTATACAGAttataaaactagatataaCAGATGATAATTCTGTTGACCAGGCTTTTGCAGAGATAGAGAAAAAGGTCAAAGATAAAG GGTTATGGGCCTTGATAAACAATGCTGCAGTCTATGGTGTTGGAGATATTGAATTCTCTCCCCTGGATGAATATAGACGCCTTGCAGAAGTCAATTTATTTGGTCTAGTCAGAGTTACAAAGAAATTTATTCCATTGGTTAGAAAATCAAAAG GTAGAATAGTAAACATAACCAGTAATAAAGGAAGAATAGGTATACCCAGTAATGCAGCATTCTGTATGACCAAATATGGACAAGAAGGATTTACAGATGCACTCAGAATAGAAATGAAGAAATTTGGTGTAAAAGTAATAACTATAGAACCTGGTAATTTTACTGGGTCCACTGCCATGCTTAATAAGAATAAG TTACCAACATACGAGACTGAGTTAGAAAAGATGTGGGAGAGTAGTCCACAAGAGGTAAAACAGACGTATGGTAAAAGTTATGTTGGTGGAATGATCAAATCCATAGCAGACTATTCATCCAAGTCCTGTAACTCTATAGCACCAGTTGTCGATACTATAGAAATGTCGGTTATATCTCAAAACCCAAAACAGCGATACCTTGTGGATGGAAGTAGTAGCCTGGTAGATCAAGACAAT CTTTTGATTCGACTTGGAAATGTTTTACCAGAACGTGTCATAGATTTCATGGTGGATAGAGCCTACAGTTCTGATAAGCTTCTTCCAAAGGAGAAATCTGCCTAG